Below is a genomic region from Deinococcus sedimenti.
CGTCAATACCTCTGAATTCTGCTGTGGGACGTGCGGGACCTCGCGCCACCCGGTTCAGTGGGTGGGGACGCGGGCCGTACGGAAGCGGGAACGCTGCCAGTAGCGGACGAAATCCTCGATCTGCGCCACGAAGTCCGCGAAGGACGCCTGCTTGACCAGATACGAACTGGCGATCAGGTCGAAGGCGCGGTCCACGTCCTGCGCCCGGGCCGACGTGGACAGCATCACCACCGGCAGGTGACGGAACTCCGGGTCGTTCCGGATCTCACGCAGGACGTCCAGGCCACTCAGGCCCGGCATGTTGACGTCCAGGATCACCACGTCGGGCAGTTCACCGGCCCGTGCCTGCGCCTGGAGCCAGTGCAGCGCGTCCTGCCCGTGCTGGATGATCTTGATGTTCACCGGCTGCTCCAGGGCGGCGAAGGCTTCCTCCGCCAGTGTGCAGTCGGCCGGATTGTCGTCCACGAGCAGGACACACAACCGGTGAGGAGCAGGTGGGACCGTCATGTCACGCAGTCTGCCACGCGCGCCGGTGCACCGGAGACGCGCACGGATGGACACGTGTTCATTCGCGGGACAGAGCCGCGCGAACACTCCACGTGTCGATCAGCCGGTTCAGCAGGACCAGCAGGTCCGTCAGCAGCAGCGGCTTCACGTGATAGTCGGCCGCGTCCGCCGCGTACGCCGCGTCGATATCGGCCGGTGCAGCGCTGGCACTGAACATCACCACCGGAATCCGGCGGGTGACGACCTGCCGCTTCAGCGCCCGCAGCACGTCCAGCCCGGACTGGCCGGTCAGGTGAAAGTCCAGCAGGATCAGGTCCGGGCAGCGGCCGAACTCGCAGGCGGCCAGCGCCTCGCGACCATCCCGCGCCAGCGTGAGCTGCACCTCCGGATGATCAATATCAAGCGTGTCCTGGATGAGGAGCAGGTCGCTGGCCTGATCATCAATCACCAGCAGGTGGAACGGGGCGGGCATGACCGTCCCAGTGTGCGTCCTGCCGGCCCACAGTGCGAGAAACCCCCCAAGTGAATGAACGGTCACTTAAGGTCGGAGGCCGGGCCGCCCGGGCGGAGTATCGTCAGGCATGCCGTTCACGCCGGGCCGACCGCTACCGGACGAGGAGGCCGCCGCACAGGACGGCGCGCTCTACCTCGCAGTCCGGCCGGACCTGCGCCTCGTGACCTTCGAACGCCGGGCCGGACAGTGGTACTGGCGCGTCCTGAGCGACGAACGACCCCACGGCCCCGGCACCTGGGCCGACGTGCAGCGGATCCTCACCGCCCCCACCGTCGAGGACCAGCCGTGACGACGCCCCGCTCCCCTGACGGGCCCCCCGCCGCCCGTAGCGGAGCGGCCCCACGTGACCTACACTGACCCATGTCCCCTCACAACGCAGTGCACCTGGACATCGAGCGGTCCCTGGTCCGACGCCTCCTGGACCTGACTCCAGAAGAACTCCGCCTGGCTGAAGACCTCGCCAGCCGGACCGGCGTGACCCTGGGGTACTACTGCGGCGAGATCATCCGGGCCCACCTGGCCCGCCAGACCGGCCCGCTCGAATGGGCGGCACAGGAATGCGACACCGCCGGCTGACGCCCCACGTCAGAGCTCCCGGAGTCGCTCATCACAGACCAGACATGATCGGTCGAGACCCACAGTCGAGAGTCGTCCTGACAGCGGTGTCCAGCTTCATTGAAGGGCCAGCATCACGCCCTTCACTACTCCTGAATTCTGCTGTGAGATCCGGCCAGGACGCTGCTACCCGGAGCTGTGCGTCCCGCCGTTGTCCCCCTGACCACCGCGGGGTGCCGGAGCCGCACCTGACCATTTCGGCAGAACGCCCCCCAGACCGGCTTCGAGCTGCTGCGCCGCCTCCCTGACGGACCGCGCGCTGCGGCGGTCACCGAGCCCCAGGTGGACCCGGGTCAGGCCGTGCAGCGCCAGCCAGCGGGCCGGGACGTGGCCGCCCAGCACGCTGGAGGTCTGGACGACGTCCGTGAAGTGGTCGCCGGCCTCCGCCCAGTGCCGCTGCCGGAGGGCCAGGTAGCCCAGCCCCACGCGCGCCAGGAGTTCTCCCTGACGGTTGCCGAAGGTCTGCGCGCCCTGCAGGTCGCGGCCGAACCACTCCCGGGCGGCGTCCGGGTCCGGCCCGGTCAGCAGGAAACCCCGGGCGTTCATGTTGTCACGGACGGTATAGCGCGCCTGCGGATTGAACGTCTCGTCCGCCTGATCACACCAGGCCTGGGCGCCCGGCGCCGCGTCCGCGGGCCGGGGCGGACCGTGCCGGAACAGGTGAACGAGGGCCAGCAGGCTCATGCAGGTGCTGGCGTCCGGCCGGAATCCCAGAATGGAGAACATCTGCGTGGCGGAACGCAGCGACTGCTCCGCCGCCGCGTACTCGCCCTGCAGCGCCTGCACCTGCCCCAGCAGCAGGCGCAGGTCCGCCTGGATGAACGTGGTGCCGAGGCGGCCGACCAGGTGCAGCGCCTCGTGCAGGTCAAGGCGAGCGGCGCGCCCGTCACCCTGCGACAGGGCCACGCTGGCGCGCCGCCGCAGGGCGATGGCCAGCGTGCCCGGCCGGCCGGTCCGCTCAGCTGCGCGGCACAACTCGGTCATCAGGTCCGGATGCGCGGGGTCACCCTGCTGGTAGGCGCGGAACTCCCGGATGTACAGCGCGCACAGGACCGCGTGTTCACTTCCGGCGGCCCGCGCGGCGCGCAGCGCGTCCATGTCGGGGTCGGGCCGGGCGGGACTGAACGCCTCGGCGGTGATGAGCACCCAGACCCGGGCGTCCACGTGAGCCGGTCCGTCCAGCGCCGGGAGGATCGCGTGCGCGGTCGACAGGGCCACCGGCGTGAGGTCCCGGTTGGTCCACTCGCGGTGAAGGTTCCTCACCAGATACGCGGCCGTCAGGACGTCGTCCCGGCGGACCGCGCTGCTCAGGGCCGCCCGGAGGTTCGGGTACTCCACATGAAACCAGTTGCGCCACTCCACCTGCCGGTGTCCGCTGAGCATCTCGTGAAATCCCTCATCGGACCGCTGCTGGAAGTACGCGGCGTGCCGCGCCTCCACCAGGTCCCGCAGGGGCAGCTGACCGTCCAGCCGCTGCCAGGCCAGCTGCGCGATCAGCGGATGCCGGGTGAACCGGCCGGTCACGTCCACCCGCAGCATCGACTTGTCCACGAGACCCTGAAGGTCGTGCAGGGTGGCGTCCGCCACGGCCGCCGCTGCGGGCACGGTGAAGCCGCTGTGGAAGACGGCCAGGGCCGCGAGTACCTGCTGCTCGCGGCCGGTCAGGCGCTGCCAGCTCTGCTCCAGCACGACCCGCATGCTGCGGTGACGGGGCGGCAGGTCCGGCAGGGGCGTGTCCAGCAGCCCGA
It encodes:
- a CDS encoding response regulator, with the protein product MTVPPAPHRLCVLLVDDNPADCTLAEEAFAALEQPVNIKIIQHGQDALHWLQAQARAGELPDVVILDVNMPGLSGLDVLREIRNDPEFRHLPVVMLSTSARAQDVDRAFDLIASSYLVKQASFADFVAQIEDFVRYWQRSRFRTARVPTH
- a CDS encoding response regulator, which produces MPAPFHLLVIDDQASDLLLIQDTLDIDHPEVQLTLARDGREALAACEFGRCPDLILLDFHLTGQSGLDVLRALKRQVVTRRIPVVMFSASAAPADIDAAYAADAADYHVKPLLLTDLLVLLNRLIDTWSVRAALSRE
- a CDS encoding ATP-binding protein — protein: MYLKTFGAAHLTGPRLPPQHLLFLAYLVAEGSASRTRLRALFWPHSTSAAASLRVLLSTLRRTAPGLVTERGDRLIVQCSSDLALLLEHIQAGRTSQATALYDGPFLADVSPSLFGAELEEWLIDTREAIAEQLWESLVHAAEHCAGQGRPADATRHAEAAWHLPGLPPRDGHDLQRLHRLLMLSGSPHASRVAREARELGLTVTGPPDQHGPTPVTVPSLPVDVTPFVGHQDRVADLARTLTDPAVRLLTLVGVGGAGKSRLAARVAHAVHQDTNWPVWWVPLEEARHPDDLLAQTALTLGATLLPGRPALDLVTTLLRDAPALIVFDQFEHLDAARIVGQLLERCPHLTVLVTSRHRLTLRAETAAELAGLDLNPPPGQPISDALSLFVSQAKRVRPAYRFTDADLDDSQAVCALLDGLPLAIELAASWTRVLPPREILAALQRDFGLLDTPLPDLPPRHRSMRVVLEQSWQRLTGREQQVLAALAVFHSGFTVPAAAAVADATLHDLQGLVDKSMLRVDVTGRFTRHPLIAQLAWQRLDGQLPLRDLVEARHAAYFQQRSDEGFHEMLSGHRQVEWRNWFHVEYPNLRAALSSAVRRDDVLTAAYLVRNLHREWTNRDLTPVALSTAHAILPALDGPAHVDARVWVLITAEAFSPARPDPDMDALRAARAAGSEHAVLCALYIREFRAYQQGDPAHPDLMTELCRAAERTGRPGTLAIALRRRASVALSQGDGRAARLDLHEALHLVGRLGTTFIQADLRLLLGQVQALQGEYAAAEQSLRSATQMFSILGFRPDASTCMSLLALVHLFRHGPPRPADAAPGAQAWCDQADETFNPQARYTVRDNMNARGFLLTGPDPDAAREWFGRDLQGAQTFGNRQGELLARVGLGYLALRQRHWAEAGDHFTDVVQTSSVLGGHVPARWLALHGLTRVHLGLGDRRSARSVREAAQQLEAGLGGVLPKWSGAAPAPRGGQGDNGGTHSSG